In bacterium, the following are encoded in one genomic region:
- a CDS encoding flagellar protein FlaG: protein MSGVQGIHPIDEVKDSILIGESAASSNIAPEREISSQSREVQNNVENAVALDEHTAQEIADGMNKVSSVFNTSLSFSVDKSTGRTIIKVVDKDTEKVIREIPPEKMVRLMEKISNVMGLLLDVEI from the coding sequence ATGAGCGGAGTACAGGGAATTCATCCGATTGATGAAGTTAAAGACAGTATTCTTATCGGAGAATCAGCAGCTTCTTCCAATATTGCTCCGGAGCGGGAAATTTCGTCACAGTCAAGAGAGGTCCAGAATAATGTTGAAAATGCGGTCGCCCTGGATGAGCATACAGCACAGGAGATAGCTGATGGTATGAACAAGGTTTCTTCTGTCTTTAATACGAGCCTTTCATTTTCAGTTGATAAGTCGACAGGCAGAACAATTATCAAAGTTGTGGACAAGGATACTGAGAAAGTGATAAGAGAGATACCACCGGAGAAAATGGTACGGCTAATGGAAAAGATCAGTAATGTTATGGGGCTCTTGCTTGATGTAGAAATATAG